The Mercurialis annua linkage group LG8, ddMerAnnu1.2, whole genome shotgun sequence genome window below encodes:
- the LOC126659896 gene encoding uncharacterized protein LOC126659896 — METDRSWMYRSHTNGLLTTGYKEHVKEFVRFALRHPACMSGVQIKCPCPKRGCRNTSYRDVDEVEFHLLKNGFVKGYQLPEQDVEFDYEDEGPGEFSSAQRMILDAAGPEITFLEDELPNAEAQKFYDMMRAAEEDIWPGNSRHSPFSASAKVMEIKCRHKGSVALVDDVCGLIQELLPEDNKMPTSFAKIKKLVKGLGLPVEVIDCCFYNCMIYWGEDADLTRCKVCNYARWKPVTHGKSTKRKANVPYSKMFYFPITPRLQRLYASKATARHMTWHADHEMDGDKMCHPSDSPAWKRFSELHSEFADEGRNIRLGLCSDGFQPFTNFGQQYSSWPVILTPYNLPPGMCMKDEFMFLTVLVPGPRNPKHLMDIFLQPLIAELNQLWECGVQTYDVHKRQNFQLKAALMWTINDFPAYSMLSGWSTAGRKACPYCMENTDAFTLDKSGKQSWFDCHRKFLPPNHQFRRNVTDFRKGKREVGKRFAGVRTGDELLAEIDRLGFKKAFEPGAKVTNALLSKDHGWNKKSIFWDLPYWRTNVIRHNLDVMHIEENVFDNIFNTVLNVPGKTKDHAKSREELNDIYDRPGLAKDPATGRFPKAMYALDRDSKRVLLEWIQKIKFPDGYASNLSRCVDLKGLKMHGMKSHDCHVFMQRLLPIALRELLPKNVWEPLTELSIFFRELTSTSLSQEDLNRMETEIPKILCKLERIFPPSFFDSMEHLPVHLPYEAMMAGPVQYRWMYPFERYLRKLKKKVTNKGRVEGSISSGYLQEEIAKFASYYFAEGDPMLPVRLGRNETCDMDIDEDADRLGIFKPKGKPLRGSGRRYLEDDEIIAARTYVLLNCSKIEDYRRVFVAGLRERNSDISETEIERVLESDFASWFEQYVKDPTVCTNPFILSLAKGPCRKVTTYKGYYVNGFKFLTQEYGQDQLTMNSGVCVRGTEYVEGENDFYGVLTDIIELEYPALPMKQTVIFKCEWFDPTDTGTDTTNRYNLVDVNHRRRYNKYEPFILAEQADQVHFLPYPSRKRDKVNWWAVCKIKARSELDMPDAIIPAFQDDIEENPLIVETDDNPTNLADLNEVADEDALQIPPAEDEEEEFPPSSSDEDEEQLD, encoded by the exons ATGGAGACggaccgcagttggatgtacaGGAGCCACACAAACGGGCTGCTAACCACAGGGTATAAGGAGCATGTGAAGGAGTTTGTCCGGTTTGCATTACGGCATCCGGCTTGCATGAGTGGGGTACAGATAAAATGCCCCTGCCCTAAGAGAGGTTGTCGAAATACAAGCTATCGGGATGTCGATGAGGTGGAATTCCATTTATTGAAGAATGGGTTCGTGAAAGGTTACCAA TTACCGGAGCAGGATGTTGAGTTCGACTATGAAGATGAGGGGCCAGGTGAGTTCAGTTCCGCTCAAAGAATGATTCTTGATGCGGCCGGTCCAGAAATAACGTTTCTTGAAGATGAGCTCCCGAATGCTGAAGCTCaaaaattttatgatatgatgcgtgcggctgAAGAAGACATATGGCCTGGGAATAGCAGACACTCTCCATTTTCTGCATCTGCTAAAGTGATGGAGATCAAGTGTCGACATAAGGGTTCAGTAGCTTTAGTTGACGACGTATGCGGATTGATACAGGAGCTGCTCCCGgaggacaacaagatgccaacgagttttgctaaaattaagaAGCTGGTGAAAGGTTTGGGGTTGCCGGTTGAGGTTATTGACTGTTGTTTTTATAACTGTATGATTTATTGGGGGGAGGACGCGGATCTAACGCGCTGCAAAGTTTGCAATTATGCGCGGTGGAAACCTGTGACCCACGGAAAATCCACAAAAAGAAAGGCTAACGTGCCATATAGTAAAATGTTCTATTTTCCAATAACTCCGAGGCtacagaggttgtacgcttcgaAAGCCACTGCTCggcatatgacgtggcacgcagaCCACGAGATGGATGGTGATAAGATGTGCCACCCGTCCGACTCTCCGGCTTGGAAACGTTTTAGTGAACTGCATTCTGAGTTTGCCGATGAAGGGAGAAATATCAGATTAGGCTTATGCTCCGATGGGTTTCAGCCATTTACCAATTTTGGGCAGCAGTATTCCTCGTGGCCGGTCATTTTGACGCCGTACAATCTCCCCccaggcatgtgcatgaaggatgagtttatgtttttaacggTTTTGGTACCGGGGCCTAGAAACCCAAAACACCTAATGGATATCTTCCTACAGCCGCTGATTGCAGAGTTGAACCAACTGTGGGAATGTGGAGTCCAGACATATGACGTTCATAAGCGTCAGAATTTTCAACTAAAAGCGGCTCTTATgtggacaataaatgactttcccgcttattctATGTTGTCTGGTTGGAGCACTGCTGGTAGAAAAGCATGCCCGTACTGCATGGAAAACACCGATGCATTCACACTGGATAAAAGCGGtaaacaatcgtggtttgattgccatcGCAAGTTTTTGCCTCCGAATCACCAATTCCGTCGAAATGTTACTGATTTCCGTAAGGGGAAACGAGAGGTCGGGAAAAGGTTTGCAGGGGTGAGAACTGGAGATGAACTGTTAGCAGAGATTGATCGACTGGGGTTTAAGAAGGCATTTGAGCCTGGTGCGAAAGTTACTAATGCATTACTGTCAAAAGATCATGggtggaataaaaaaagtatcttTTGGGATTTGCCTTATTGGAGAACGAATGTAATacgtcacaatctcgatgtcatgcacattgagGAAAATGTCTTCGATAACATTTTTAATACCGTTCTCAATGTCcccgggaaaacaaaagaccatgcaaaatctcGTGAAGAGTTGAACGACATCTATGATCGGCCAGGGTTAGCTAAAGATCCGGCAACTGGGAGATTTCCAAAGGCAATGTATGCTTTGGATAGGGATTCAAAACGAGTTTTGCTTGAGTGGATTCAGAAAATAAAGTTTCCAGACGGGTACGCGTCAAACTTGTCTAGATGTGTTGATCTAAAGGGgctgaaaatgcatggaatgaaaagtcatgactgcCATGTTTTTATGCAACGACTTCTGCCAATCGCTCTTCGGGAGCTACTTCCGAAAAATGTGTGGGAGCCTCTAACAGAGTTAAGTATCTTCTTCAGGGAGTTAACTTCCACGTCACTGTCACAGGAAGATCTAAACCGTATGGAAACTGAGATCCCAAAAATCCTGTGTAAGTTGGAACGTATATTTCCacccagcttttttgactctATGGAGCATCTTCCCGTGCATCTTCCGtatgaagctatgatggcaggaccggttcagtatcgctggatgtatccatttgaaag atatttgaggaaattgaaaaaaaaggtcaCTAATAAAGGCAGGGTCGAAGGGAGCATTAGTAGTGGATATCTGCAAGAAGAAATCGCTAAATTTGCATCCTATTATTTTGCTGAAGGCGATCCGATGTTACCCGTGCGTTTGGGAAGAAATGAAACTTGTGATATGGATATCGATGAAGATGCCGACAGACTGGGAATATTTAAACCTAAGGGAAAGCCGTTGCGTGGTAGCGGCAGGAGATATCTTGAAGACGATGAGATCATCGCTGCTCGGACCTATGTTCTTCTGAATTGTTCCAAAATCGAAGATTATCGAAG GGTTTTTGTGGCCGGATTGCGCGAAAGGAACAGTGACATAAGTGAAACAGAAATTGAAAGAGTGCTTGAAAGTGATTTCGCCTCTTGGTTCGAACAATAT GTGAAAGATCCAACTGTCTGTACTAATCCGTTTATTCTGAGTCTCGCAAAGGGACCGTGTAGAAAGGTCACCACATATAAGGGATACTATGTAAATGGCTTCAAATTTCTGACTCAGGAATATGGGCAGGATCAACTTACAATGAATAGCGGTGTGTGCGTAAGGGGAACAGAATATGTTGAGggtgaaaatgacttttatggagtgctaacggacataattgagttagagtatccagctctaCCAATGAAGCAGACCGTCATTTTCAAATGCGAATGGTTCGACCCTACGGATACAGGCACGGACACTACCAATCGATACAACTTGGTAGATGTTAATCACAGACGCAGGTACAATAAATACGAACCGTTCATTTTGGCAGAACAGGCCGACCAAGTTCACTTCCTTCCATATCCAAGTAGAAAACGGGACAAAgtaaattggtgggcagtttgcaaAATTAAGGCACGATCagaacttgacatgcccgaTGCAATTATCCCGGCCTTTCAAGATGACATTGAAGAAAATCCCCTTATAGTTGAAACGGACGACAATCCCACAAATTTAGCTGACCTGAATGAGGTGGCGGACGAAGATGCGTTGCAAATCCCTCCTgctgaagatgaagaagaagaatttccgccatcctcatcagacgaagatgaagaACAACTTGACTGA